The Gammaproteobacteria bacterium genome has a window encoding:
- a CDS encoding SLBB domain-containing protein, whose translation MPWGSLLIGVSLVLAACATAPNYEQPGRVQNRAAEQAVSRAPEPLSDSNFDVYTASPEHPAVYVSAPSAPVQQTPTQPPSRRQSMDLQLQSPMVVPLPAQRMPAPRPMPQAEPVVRSAPTRVNTPSRLPLMGSSINSAAADDDSRLFVHNDRSAFAAPPSVTRAQPPISQPVTQAPMSRPPTTQQRYAAPTAGTDRDSLLSLGPGDVVTMTIVGYPELRSVLYVANDGSISVPMAGVVQVGGMEPAAAAQRVAQAYSAGEYLVDPQVNLVVSESHSQQISVLGEVRSPGRFPVQTRLGVFDALALGGGVSELGADDVYVLRREGGRMARYDVDLYGALQGAQGSSYLELQPGDTVIVPRAEQFYIYGEVRAPNAYRLRPGMTVMQALALGGGLTERGSDRRVEIKRKQPDGDVRSLGAELGDRLQPDDVIYVKERFF comes from the coding sequence GTGCCTTGGGGATCATTGCTGATTGGCGTGTCGCTTGTGCTGGCGGCTTGCGCGACCGCGCCCAACTACGAGCAGCCGGGCCGGGTCCAGAATCGCGCAGCGGAACAAGCCGTGAGTCGCGCACCGGAGCCGCTTTCGGATTCGAACTTCGACGTCTACACCGCCTCGCCCGAACATCCGGCCGTTTATGTGTCGGCCCCCTCGGCGCCAGTGCAACAGACTCCGACGCAGCCGCCGTCGCGGCGCCAGTCCATGGATCTGCAACTGCAATCACCGATGGTGGTTCCGCTGCCAGCGCAGCGCATGCCGGCACCGCGACCGATGCCGCAGGCGGAACCCGTCGTTCGTAGTGCACCGACACGGGTGAACACGCCGTCCCGACTGCCGCTGATGGGATCGTCGATCAACAGCGCCGCCGCCGACGACGATTCGCGTCTGTTCGTCCATAACGATCGCAGCGCGTTCGCAGCCCCGCCTTCTGTGACGCGCGCACAGCCACCGATCAGCCAGCCCGTGACGCAAGCGCCGATGAGCAGGCCGCCGACAACGCAGCAGCGCTATGCCGCTCCGACGGCCGGCACGGACAGGGATTCGCTGCTGTCGCTGGGCCCTGGCGACGTGGTGACCATGACCATCGTCGGCTACCCCGAGCTGCGCAGCGTGCTCTACGTGGCCAACGACGGCAGCATCAGCGTGCCGATGGCCGGGGTGGTGCAGGTCGGTGGCATGGAGCCGGCGGCGGCGGCACAGCGCGTGGCGCAGGCCTACAGCGCGGGTGAGTATCTGGTGGACCCGCAGGTCAATCTGGTGGTGTCGGAATCGCACAGCCAGCAGATTTCGGTGCTCGGGGAAGTCCGTTCGCCGGGCCGCTTCCCGGTGCAGACGCGTCTCGGCGTGTTCGACGCGCTGGCCTTGGGCGGCGGTGTCTCGGAACTGGGCGCGGACGATGTCTACGTGCTGCGCCGCGAGGGCGGGCGCATGGCGCGTTACGACGTCGACCTGTATGGCGCCTTGCAGGGCGCGCAGGGTTCGAGCTACCTGGAGTTGCAGCCGGGCGATACCGTGATCGTGCCGCGCGCGGAACAGTTCTACATCTACGGCGAAGTCAGGGCGCCCAACGCCTACCGCCTGCGCCCGGGCATGACCGTGATGCAGGCGCTGGCGCTCGGCGGCGGCCTGACCGAACGCGGCAGCGACCGCCGCGTCGAGATCAAGCGCAAGCAGCCGGACGGTGACGTGCGCTCCCTGGGCGCCGAGCTCGGCGACCGCCTGCAGCCCGATGACGTGATCTACGTCAAGGAGCGTTTCTTCTGA
- a CDS encoding peptidoglycan binding protein CsiV, giving the protein MIRSPLRALVLLVLLSGIPGAGFAEAFRVDLVVFLDQNYQRGSPNQDTEAARLPALTGAIDMDDTAGLAAAGIELLPEADTRLAEVWNRLGNAKRFKPLTRMAWIQQSPPESGGPKIRLHYGDLLPIEPAFDEPTLDPTTPGEDDGGAAQVFALDGTITLLLGRFLHLDVDLQYAQHQDGTVAGYFMRESRRLRSGELHHLDSPRFGVITKITRPDDPQGDE; this is encoded by the coding sequence ATGATTCGAAGCCCACTGCGCGCGCTGGTTCTGCTTGTCCTGCTGTCCGGCATTCCGGGTGCGGGGTTCGCGGAAGCGTTTCGCGTGGACCTGGTGGTGTTCCTCGACCAGAACTATCAGCGCGGCTCGCCCAATCAGGACACCGAAGCAGCGCGCCTGCCCGCGCTGACGGGGGCGATCGACATGGACGATACCGCAGGTCTCGCCGCCGCCGGAATCGAGCTGCTGCCGGAAGCCGATACACGCCTCGCCGAAGTCTGGAACCGGCTCGGCAATGCCAAGCGCTTCAAGCCGCTGACCCGCATGGCCTGGATTCAGCAGTCGCCGCCGGAGTCCGGTGGACCGAAAATCCGCCTGCACTACGGGGATCTGCTGCCGATCGAGCCCGCCTTCGACGAACCGACGCTCGACCCGACCACGCCCGGCGAAGACGATGGTGGTGCGGCACAGGTGTTCGCGCTGGACGGCACGATCACGCTGCTGCTGGGCCGCTTCCTGCATCTGGATGTGGACCTGCAATACGCCCAGCATCAGGACGGCACCGTGGCCGGGTATTTCATGCGCGAATCGCGGCGGCTGCGCTCCGGAGAACTGCACCACCTCGACAGTCCCCGTTTCGGCGTGATCACCAAGATCACGCGACCGGATGATCCGCAAGGCGACGAATAA
- the glgA gene encoding glycogen synthase GlgA yields the protein MSTALFAGSEIWPLVKTGGLADVAHSLPAAMQRAGIDMRVTMPAYRGTLERLQGAQEVGSLQIRGQRFGVIEGHLPETPAPLWLLDCPSLYAREGDPYRDAAGRDWSDNAWRFGCFSEAVAQLACGALGWRADIVHANDWQTGLVPAWLSVEPQPPRSIFTIHNLAYQGRFAGEHALYLGLPGSLWHADAIEEFGDLSFIKAGINCSDAVTTVSPTYAAEIQTPEYGCGLDGLLRARRGKLSGILNGIDGAVWNPASDTLLPRTYGRRDFVSGKRVNKAALQAEFGLPLAADAPLMGWVGRVAQQKSSDLLLDALPQLLESGLQFVLLGSGDRAQEQALLGLARRFPQQMAVHIGFDEGQAHRIEAGADLFLMPSRFEPCGLNQMYSQRYGTIPVVRRTGGLADTVIDANEETLAERRATGVHFENADVGGLLWGIRRGLELWRQPALWRSMQRAGMKRDFSWDKVAAEYLALYAIR from the coding sequence ATGAGCACCGCCCTGTTCGCCGGAAGTGAGATCTGGCCGCTGGTCAAGACCGGCGGTCTCGCCGACGTCGCCCATTCACTGCCGGCGGCGATGCAGCGTGCCGGCATCGACATGCGCGTGACGATGCCGGCCTACCGCGGCACGCTGGAGCGGCTGCAGGGTGCACAAGAAGTGGGTTCACTGCAGATACGCGGCCAGCGATTCGGCGTGATCGAAGGCCACCTTCCGGAGACCCCGGCGCCATTGTGGTTGCTGGACTGCCCGAGTCTGTACGCGCGTGAGGGCGATCCCTACCGGGACGCCGCGGGCCGGGACTGGAGTGACAACGCCTGGCGTTTCGGCTGCTTTTCGGAAGCCGTGGCGCAGCTTGCGTGCGGCGCCTTGGGCTGGCGTGCCGACATTGTTCACGCCAACGACTGGCAGACCGGCCTGGTGCCAGCCTGGCTCAGCGTCGAGCCACAGCCGCCGCGCAGCATTTTCACGATTCACAACCTGGCCTATCAAGGCCGTTTCGCCGGTGAACATGCGCTCTACCTCGGCCTGCCGGGCTCGCTCTGGCACGCCGACGCGATCGAGGAATTCGGCGATCTGTCGTTCATCAAGGCCGGCATCAATTGCAGCGACGCGGTCACCACGGTGAGCCCGACCTACGCCGCCGAGATCCAGACGCCGGAGTACGGCTGCGGCCTCGACGGGCTGCTGCGCGCACGCCGCGGCAAACTCAGCGGCATCCTCAATGGCATTGACGGCGCGGTGTGGAATCCGGCCAGCGACACGCTGCTGCCGCGCACCTACGGACGGCGCGATTTCGTCTCCGGCAAACGCGTCAACAAGGCGGCGCTGCAGGCCGAATTCGGCCTGCCACTGGCGGCGGATGCGCCGCTGATGGGCTGGGTGGGCCGCGTGGCCCAGCAGAAGTCCAGCGATCTGCTGCTCGACGCGCTGCCGCAACTGCTCGAATCGGGACTGCAATTCGTGCTGCTGGGTTCCGGTGATCGCGCGCAGGAACAGGCGCTGCTCGGCCTGGCGCGGCGCTTTCCGCAGCAGATGGCGGTTCACATCGGTTTCGACGAGGGTCAAGCGCATCGCATCGAGGCCGGCGCCGATCTGTTCCTGATGCCCTCGCGCTTCGAGCCCTGCGGACTCAACCAGATGTACAGCCAGCGCTACGGCACGATTCCGGTGGTGCGCCGTACCGGCGGCCTCGCCGACACGGTGATCGATGCCAATGAAGAGACGCTGGCCGAACGTCGTGCCACCGGCGTGCACTTCGAGAACGCGGACGTTGGCGGGCTGCTCTGGGGCATTCGGCGCGGGCTGGAACTGTGGCGCCAGCCTGCACTGTGGCGTTCGATGCAGCGCGCCGGCATGAAGCGCGATTTTTCCTGGGACAAGGTGGCGGCGGAGTACCTGGCGCTGTACGCGATTCGCTGA
- the glgC gene encoding glucose-1-phosphate adenylyltransferase has translation MSIQAETDPRFVSRLTKNTLALIMAGGRGSRLGPLTQWRAKPAVPFAGKFRIIDFALSNCINSGIRRVGVLTQYKSHSLIRHLQQGWSFLRGEFGEFVELLPAQQRIDENSWYAGTADAVYQNIDIIRDHEPSHVLILAGDHVYKMDYGRMLARHVETGAKITVGCVEVPLHEASQFGLMEVDEVGKVVRFVEKPKQPQPMPGSNDHALASMGIYVFDALYLLELLTKDAGTLRSSHDFGHDVLPDAIEAEGVYAYPLRDVHDPAQESYWRDVGTVDAFWEANLELCDVLPELNIYDEQWPIWTYQLSTPPAKFVFDHPQGRGCAVDSMIAGGSIVAGAEVHRSVLFSNVRVEPGSHIEQSLLLPRTTVGKNCVIRKAILDEGCRIPDGMQIGVDAESDARLYFVSAGGVVVVTPEMLGQPHLVR, from the coding sequence ATGAGCATTCAGGCCGAAACCGATCCGCGCTTTGTCAGCCGCCTCACCAAGAACACCCTTGCCCTGATCATGGCCGGCGGACGCGGTTCGCGCCTCGGGCCGTTGACGCAGTGGCGCGCCAAGCCGGCCGTGCCGTTTGCCGGCAAGTTCCGCATCATCGACTTCGCCCTGTCGAACTGCATCAATTCCGGGATACGCCGCGTCGGTGTGCTGACCCAGTACAAGTCGCATTCGCTGATCCGCCATCTTCAGCAGGGCTGGAGTTTCCTGCGCGGCGAGTTCGGCGAGTTCGTCGAACTGCTGCCGGCGCAGCAGCGCATCGACGAGAACTCCTGGTATGCCGGTACCGCGGATGCGGTCTATCAGAACATCGACATCATCCGTGACCACGAGCCCTCGCACGTGCTGATCCTGGCCGGTGATCATGTCTACAAGATGGACTACGGGCGCATGCTCGCGCGCCACGTGGAAACCGGCGCCAAGATCACCGTGGGCTGTGTCGAAGTGCCGCTGCACGAGGCCAGCCAGTTCGGTCTGATGGAAGTCGACGAAGTCGGCAAGGTCGTCCGTTTCGTCGAAAAGCCCAAGCAGCCGCAGCCGATGCCGGGTTCGAACGATCACGCCTTGGCATCCATGGGCATCTACGTGTTCGACGCCCTGTATCTGCTGGAGTTGCTGACCAAGGATGCCGGCACGCTGCGCTCCAGCCACGATTTCGGACACGACGTACTGCCGGACGCGATCGAGGCCGAAGGCGTCTATGCCTATCCGCTGCGCGACGTGCACGACCCTGCCCAGGAAAGCTATTGGCGCGATGTCGGCACGGTGGACGCGTTCTGGGAAGCCAATCTGGAACTGTGCGACGTGCTGCCGGAACTCAATATCTACGACGAGCAGTGGCCGATCTGGACCTACCAGCTATCGACGCCACCGGCCAAGTTCGTGTTCGACCATCCGCAGGGGCGTGGCTGCGCCGTGGACTCAATGATCGCCGGTGGCAGCATCGTGGCCGGTGCCGAGGTGCATCGCTCCGTGCTGTTCTCGAACGTGCGCGTGGAGCCGGGTTCGCATATCGAGCAGTCCCTGCTGCTGCCAAGAACCACCGTCGGCAAGAACTGCGTGATCCGCAAGGCGATCCTCGATGAAGGCTGTCGTATTCCGGATGGCATGCAGATCGGCGTGGATGCCGAATCCGATGCCAGGCTCTACTTCGTGTCCGCAGGCGGTGTGGTCGTGGTCACGCCGGAAATGCTCGGTCAGCCCCATCTCGTTCGGTGA